The Diachasmimorpha longicaudata isolate KC_UGA_2023 chromosome 2, iyDiaLong2, whole genome shotgun sequence genome segment CTAaacagaagaaaaattctttgttgTAATTCGAACGtatgttattaatttatttaactacTTAGAATTCACATTGTGAGTCAGGTTTCTCATTCGATTGCCCCGTTTAACTTGATTTGGCAATGATATTCATGAGTACCTTATTGCTTTCGTTATTCACTGCAATTAAGTGAAATAAAAGTTCAATTAATTCTAAAGTTTTCCTATCTATTACAAAAGAATCAAAATATCTACCTTCCGCAATGTttcatttaatgaaattgcggaaaaattatagattttttttctcattgactTCTTGTGTCTGGGGATAacgatttgatttttcattcaattattattccaccaatcattttcattttagtACATTTCAATTGAGTTGAATACTCCCgacaaatgattttaattcatttattccaCTTAATCACAGTTATCAATCATGTAATGGATTAAGTCGACTAATTATCAGTAGTATCAAGTAGTTAATCAGTAAAATTACACCGTTATTTACATGATTGTGCCCAAAAACGAGCAACCCTCCAAAACAAATCCCTTCAACGTAAGTAAGGCATCCCATCTAGAACTCCGTAAAAAACTGAGTTAATGTTATTCCATTATGATATTCTTCATCTTTTATACAGTTCCAATTTATCGAGTATGAAATACACGGCAATTGGACGGTTAGGTTAATCATATTTACTTTAATGCGTATATCGAGAGACGAGTGAAGAAGTTATTGATGTGGTGCTGAGGGAGAATAATCTTTCtgattttcttcttttcaattttttttctaatccaAATATCGAATTTCTAAGCACAACCATCGGTGAAATACACGGCAACActagtttttttcattgttaagCTACAGACTATTAGATTACTCAAAACAGAAGAAGTTAGAGCTATGATTTAAACTTTTGATCATTGATTTGGCTCCACTTTTTCATGATTATTCACGATTTTTAGGCTGCAGCTAATGATCGGGATGAATTTGTTGTCAATCAGTGAATCGATAATTCAAGTAACTTGTGGATAATgcgagaaaaataatgaaataaaagttggaaagtaatttttttcaactttatgACATATGTGATTgagagaaattgaaattgtcgAATTGGGGGAATTGATTTTGAATAAGATACAGACTGGATGGATGTGATATTTCAGCTGCCACGTACACTTGTTGAAGACGCCCCCTCGCCTCTTTGAACTTTCAACCACTCGACGAATTCGTCGAGCATTACTGGCCCTGGAATAGTTTAAAAATTGCTTtagtggaaattttttcattgtaattcgCGATAAAAGTATCGAATCCAAAGAAGACTTTTAGATAATAGTGGAAActatttcttcaatttcaaaacaattcgggatttcaaaaatttttcaaaatcttaaatttagaaaaatacttCAGAACAGATCCCTTTAAAAGTTTAATCACGTTATCCCGACTCTAAATATACTAGACGTAAAATGATTATAGTACTTACAGGCCCCATCCAGATCATAGTTGGATAAATCATTATTAATAGTTCGTGAAAACTCAAGAATGTTGCACCACTGGTCTTTGTTGATAACTTTGTACTTGGACTGGTCTAGAAATTGTGCAAATTGGGAGAATAAGGGCCAGTGTCTTCCTAGCAGTAACTGCAGCATCACACGGGCTGTCTCCATATCCATACTGCGTTGATCTTTATCCTGATAACCATCAAATGACAAATAGACCATCTCTCATCACTATTTAATTGTCCATGCACATTAGTAGAGGGATGGTGGGTAAATCAATCACAACATAACTTTTCGACTAATTTCTTCGCCTGCGTTTTATTCCTTCACTGTTGTTTAAAATCACTAACTAAAATAATCGCCGTATTTGTCaaaaatttccctgaaaagacatttttactgaactttCTAATCCATTATTATAGtggaaatcataaaaatgaggaaattttttttccagcgctcGATTATTGAGCTgactatttattttctctgttaaaaaaaatcacgttccattaattttcagtgaaagaGAAAAGATAATCTCTTCCCTGAAAATTAGAGCCAAAATAtccctgaaatttcatttgattcctacaattaataatttctaacaaatgaaaaaaatataaagctCACCCTGGCAAAATCATACGCATATCTGTAGATTCCCTTGAAGGTGTGTGGCTCATTGAGTAAATTCCTCAGGTATTCTAGCTTCTGTTGTATTTTACCTATCGTATCGCACTGCAACTCTGATAAACCTTTGAGCCACTCACTCATTGTGAAAAATCCCATTTGACGGGCATTCATTTTGTAAGCGAGTACAAGCATAACAACATTCTCCGGCTCTACAGCAATGTCCTCGCAGAATTTCTCCATTCCTTCGGGTCCGAGTGTATCTGGATCATCTGGCACTGTGTACTCCCTGAACCACGCGATACATCGTTTCTGAGAGAACGACGATGCACTTGAGACATCCTCTGTTTTTGTGTAACGCCTGgcgctaaaaataaatattagagatgagaaatatttcaCTCGTGGTCATTATGTGGCCAACTGATTCAGCCTTTATCATTATTCTCTGCTGTTATCATTGCACTTCACAGACCTGTTGTCATCCATGCACTGTCAGGGAACCTCTAATGAAtgtcaaatgaatttttaattcaactttTAAATCCGGAGATCAATTTTAGAGGATTATTTGGATAATTTAATCGAATAATTGACGCCTCGGAGGGAGAGGGGTGAATTTGATACTTCTGGTATTGGGGGTGGAATATGTGAATTGAGGAGAGATGTTGGAAAACAGAAAATTGGACCAGCTAAAGTGACTAGGAAGGGCAGACTAAAATTGTGGACTGTCTATTTTTATACCGCCTCTGCACCACCACGATGTCGGTATATCCAATGGAGACTACTGTCTACTGATGTAATGGCTCTTGGGGTTAATGAGAATGATATGTATAACGGTGTTCTTATCGTTAACTGCTGCCTCTGGGATTACATGAATTTGGCGAAGAGGGGGCTAATAGAAAGTTATTGTAGAGATTGAGTTggtcaacgatttttttcatagaaCTGTAGCTTTTTGATATTTTCGTTGTTTTGGTTCTTAGAGAAAGGTTTTGGGTTGAAGGGTTGCATTTATGGATTCTTCTGAATTGTACGTGAGGACATTCTTCTTCCTATTGAATTTAAGATGATTGTTATCTCCATTAAAAACCacgccatttttttccattttccagcCAATTATCTATTTTTCTCCCAATATTCATTAATCAATGGCAATTGACTCGACATGGGAAAAACAAGAAAGAGTGTGAGGAATGAGATCTAATCCCACGCTGAAACAAGCTTCAGATTCTTTATTTCTGTTCAGCGtgggaaataaaaaactaaataTCAGCAAAACAATTCACCCAGATGTGTGTCTCAGTCTTTTCGAGGGATGCCTCGGCATACTATCCTCATGTGCACTTGGTGACATGTCAGTGGATGAATGGTGATGATAATTCGTATTGGAGGGCGCTCTCCGCTTACTGCGAGGCATCCCTCCTCCTCTTGCACCCAATGATTGTCCTATTCGCGCTGGTTCAACGGTTATTCCGTATCCTTGAGGCAACTCAGGTGGGAGAGCTCCCCCTGACCACGAGCCCTTCAACATCAATTTTTGTTGGTTACAAATGTCTGAAGAATTCAATAGAGCCAGTCAATCGAACATAATCATGACTGTCAttactttcattattttattattttaaaagtaTCACTTTGCagtttaattgtttaaaattctgttttctatttttaaagtCATTCTGTTAATTTTCGTAGAATCTTCAATTCCCACAAACTTTGTGATTCAGATTTTCCTCGAAAGTTCTCCTCTTATCCGACCCAATATTAGCCCAAAATCAAATCATCACAAACAATTACGACTTATGTTGCAATTGAAGTTTCGGTTCTCCGATAACGTAAATCTGCATACGAGTCCTTCAACCGCAAttgtataataataattctcttCTCAAATTATAATTAACGCAATTTGTGACAAAAACCCAATAATTATGATGATATATACTATTTTGTACTGGAGAAATAAAAACGTCAAAGTCTCACAATactgaggatttttttgttcaatttcaACTTTTCACCCTACCCAAACAATCCAAAATCAGATAATCTCAAATAATTTCAGTTCACCTTGCGAATGTAGTTTCTAATTATAATTCTCTTGCAGAactcagttgaaaaaattaatgctcATTGCGATATTCACTTCTTCCTACTCCAAAAATAAACACAAATGGTTTATCAACAATCTTTGCTAATCGAAATACGGTAGTTTTTCACTTTGTCACACAAAATAAATTCCTTCTGTTCAATCCCCATATCTCCTGAAAAAGGTATAAAGTAAATACAAtggaacaaaataaaatagacgAGTAAAATCGTTAAACTCCGGTATTATTAATACCACTGCGACAATTTATGACGTGAACCAAAATCCCAAGGTCTCCCAATAGTTCCGGATTTTCCACTAAATTTCCACCTCACAGTTCCACCCTGacccaaaaatcaaaaaaatcccaaaacccCATAACCCTAAATAATCTCGACTCACGTTGCAGCTATACTGTCGATTCTCCGACAAATTGAATGACCCAAGCTGATCAGTGATAAACTGTGTCCCGTAACGATTCTCCTGCTCCTTCTCAGCCGTCTCCGACAATATTGAGGTTAGGTTCATCAATACATCCTATGCCCCcaaaaatcacgtttttttcaaatttcatcaAATCCCTTCGACGTCTGTCCGAacatataaatattaattatcatataATCACAGTCAGTAAGTGTTCACAAACACATTACatattacaaaattattgaaattactgGAGATGCAGAtggattttaattattcctcAGCCCCGGATGCCTTAAAAATCGCGTTCAGCTGGCGATGGGAGCAGAATGTTAGTGATGGGGCTCTTGGTGAAGGGGCAGGGGGCGTAGTGGGGTTCTGAGGGAGGAAGCAAGGCTGAATAACTTTGGTTTGTGTGGggagcaatttttttccctcacccTTTTTTTGCAACTGAACAAAAGAACGAGATAATCAACCCCTCGATTGAATaactaatgaaaataaaaatcaaacctCCCCTGCACTGCTCCAAAGTCCATTTTGCAAAATGCATGGAGAACGAAAGAGAAATGTACCAGAAAATTTTggcaaaagaattttttcttcaataattttcaagtgtAGAGAACATGAAGTAGAAGCAAAACCAACCTTTATTTTCAACTCTATTGAGCAGGTTATTTAAGGCGTGAAGGGAGGATTAATGGCGATATTAAGGGGGTAGTTAATTGTTAATGATTGTGATTATGTGAATAAATCCAATTTAGGTATTAC includes the following:
- the LOC135172968 gene encoding DCN1-like protein 5 isoform X1, with protein sequence MNLTSILSETAEKEQENRYGTQFITDQLGSFNLSENRQYSCNGSWSGGALPPELPQGYGITVEPARIGQSLGARGGGMPRSKRRAPSNTNYHHHSSTDMSPSAHEDSMPRHPSKRLRHTSGARRYTKTEDVSSASSFSQKRCIAWFREYTVPDDPDTLGPEGMEKFCEDIAVEPENVVMLVLAYKMNARQMGFFTMSEWLKGLSELQCDTIGKIQQKLEYLRNLLNEPHTFKGIYRYAYDFARDKDQRSMDMETARVMLQLLLGRHWPLFSQFAQFLDQSKYKVINKDQWCNILEFSRTINNDLSNYDLDGAWPVMLDEFVEWLKVQRGEGASSTSVRGS
- the LOC135172968 gene encoding DCN1-like protein 5 isoform X2; this encodes MPRSKRRAPSNTNYHHHSSTDMSPSAHEDSMPRHPSKRLRHTSGARRYTKTEDVSSASSFSQKRCIAWFREYTVPDDPDTLGPEGMEKFCEDIAVEPENVVMLVLAYKMNARQMGFFTMSEWLKGLSELQCDTIGKIQQKLEYLRNLLNEPHTFKGIYRYAYDFARDKDQRSMDMETARVMLQLLLGRHWPLFSQFAQFLDQSKYKVINKDQWCNILEFSRTINNDLSNYDLDGAWPVMLDEFVEWLKVQRGEGASSTSVRGS
- the LOC135172968 gene encoding DCN1-like protein 4 isoform X3 — its product is MDDNSARRYTKTEDVSSASSFSQKRCIAWFREYTVPDDPDTLGPEGMEKFCEDIAVEPENVVMLVLAYKMNARQMGFFTMSEWLKGLSELQCDTIGKIQQKLEYLRNLLNEPHTFKGIYRYAYDFARDKDQRSMDMETARVMLQLLLGRHWPLFSQFAQFLDQSKYKVINKDQWCNILEFSRTINNDLSNYDLDGAWPVMLDEFVEWLKVQRGEGASSTSVRGS